A genomic window from Pyxidicoccus trucidator includes:
- a CDS encoding TonB family protein — protein sequence MSPNLKARSALAAASLLLATPALAQAPQAGAPPAEAAAPSQTEGAPPAPAQPTITKPPELVQQVNAQYPPDALTQGLTASVRLIITIAEDGTVSDVQPTELVGNGFDEAAQAAVRQFRFSPAEVDGVPAPVQVEYVYHFTLTAPEEGPGQEQVEQEAPKATLTGQLISRGSRSRVAGATVRCGDDPEAPEATSDADGRFTLEVPPGECAVRVVASGYQLYQTKEQLKENETTEVNFFLAPAGGALETVVRSERPKKEVVRRTITREEAQKTPGTFGDPIRVIQALPGVARAPFISGELLVRGSNPGQTATMMDGVSIPILFHLLGGPSVVNAEFIDQLDFYPGGYGSQYGRAVGGIVEVGTRKGAADTFHGSVKVDVLDAGFFLETPVSDGISVAAAARRSYIDTLLPVFLPKSEGSTLSVVPRYWDYQVRVDFGAKRGANSEAEAQALAGGARSTGYVMAFGSDDQLRVVSSGPETERDLSLDTQTLFHRIKGDWTYRKGALTSVFTPYVGYDGSSFKFGTASQDGTAYTVGAREVLGMELSSELTVRTGLDLMYEYQSYDVKFPAPEDFEYVAFPGAESVGELLVEQLSVDAFDGALFLEADVKVGKFTFTPGVRGNLQVASGGARNLALDPRLWVRFGATERTSLKGSLGLYSQPPETFRFISLPYGNPEVVYQRAFQSSLGVEHRFTDAFNVDLTGFFNRRFKNIVAPGQLVTRDSGGVVQLPYSNDGIGRAWGVELMAKKDRTSATDKWSGWVSYTFSRSLDGRAGPKPDGGGGFGGDFGNETDSTYGLSPFDQTHILTLVSSYVLGNGWELGGRFRYTTGRPTTPLNHTYDLYQSDRNRFDGTYGPYASARTAGFHQLDMRLDKSWQFQSWTLGAYLDVQNLYNQENVEFVFNDYRQRQEYEVPGIPILPVVGVKGSF from the coding sequence ATGTCCCCGAACCTGAAAGCCCGAAGCGCGCTCGCCGCGGCCTCGCTCCTGCTGGCGACCCCGGCGCTCGCCCAGGCACCACAGGCCGGCGCGCCTCCCGCGGAGGCCGCTGCGCCGTCGCAGACCGAGGGCGCTCCGCCCGCGCCGGCCCAGCCCACTATTACGAAGCCTCCCGAGCTGGTGCAGCAGGTGAATGCCCAGTACCCACCCGACGCGCTCACCCAGGGCCTCACCGCCTCCGTGCGCCTCATCATCACCATCGCCGAGGACGGCACCGTGTCGGACGTGCAGCCCACGGAGCTGGTGGGCAACGGCTTCGACGAGGCCGCGCAGGCCGCGGTGCGCCAGTTCCGCTTCTCCCCCGCGGAGGTGGACGGCGTGCCCGCGCCGGTGCAGGTGGAGTACGTCTACCACTTCACCCTCACCGCCCCGGAAGAGGGCCCCGGACAGGAGCAGGTCGAGCAGGAGGCGCCGAAGGCCACGCTCACCGGCCAGCTGATTTCGCGAGGCAGCCGCTCGCGCGTGGCGGGCGCCACGGTGCGCTGTGGTGACGACCCGGAGGCGCCCGAGGCCACCTCCGACGCGGACGGCCGCTTCACCCTCGAGGTGCCGCCGGGCGAGTGCGCGGTGCGCGTGGTGGCGTCCGGCTACCAGCTCTACCAGACGAAGGAGCAGCTCAAGGAGAACGAGACGACGGAGGTGAACTTCTTCCTCGCCCCGGCGGGTGGCGCGCTGGAGACGGTGGTGCGCTCCGAGCGGCCGAAGAAGGAAGTCGTGCGCCGGACGATTACGCGCGAGGAGGCGCAGAAGACGCCGGGCACCTTCGGAGACCCCATCCGCGTCATCCAGGCGCTGCCGGGTGTGGCGCGCGCGCCCTTCATCTCCGGCGAGCTGCTGGTGCGCGGCTCCAACCCCGGCCAGACGGCGACGATGATGGACGGGGTCAGCATCCCCATCCTCTTCCACCTGCTCGGCGGCCCCTCGGTGGTGAACGCCGAGTTCATCGACCAGCTCGACTTCTACCCGGGCGGCTACGGCAGCCAGTACGGCCGCGCGGTGGGCGGAATCGTGGAGGTCGGCACGCGCAAGGGCGCCGCCGACACGTTCCACGGCTCGGTGAAGGTGGACGTGCTGGATGCGGGCTTCTTCCTGGAGACGCCGGTGTCGGACGGCATCAGCGTGGCCGCCGCCGCGCGGCGCTCGTACATCGACACGCTGCTGCCCGTCTTCCTCCCGAAGAGCGAGGGCAGCACGCTGTCCGTGGTGCCGCGCTACTGGGACTACCAGGTGCGCGTGGACTTCGGCGCGAAGCGCGGCGCCAACTCCGAGGCGGAGGCCCAGGCCCTGGCGGGCGGCGCGCGCAGCACCGGCTACGTCATGGCCTTCGGCAGCGACGACCAGCTCCGCGTGGTGTCCTCGGGCCCGGAGACGGAGCGGGACCTCTCGCTGGACACGCAGACGCTCTTCCACCGCATCAAGGGTGACTGGACGTACCGCAAGGGCGCGCTCACCTCCGTCTTCACGCCGTACGTGGGCTACGACGGCAGCAGCTTCAAGTTCGGCACCGCCAGTCAGGACGGCACGGCCTACACGGTGGGCGCGCGCGAGGTGCTGGGCATGGAGCTGTCCTCCGAGCTCACCGTGCGCACCGGCCTGGACCTCATGTACGAGTACCAGTCCTACGACGTGAAGTTCCCCGCCCCGGAGGACTTCGAGTACGTGGCCTTCCCGGGCGCCGAGTCCGTGGGGGAGCTGCTGGTGGAGCAGCTGTCCGTCGATGCCTTCGACGGCGCGCTCTTCCTGGAGGCGGACGTGAAGGTGGGGAAGTTCACCTTCACCCCGGGCGTGCGCGGCAACCTCCAGGTGGCGAGCGGCGGGGCCCGGAACCTGGCGTTGGACCCGCGCCTGTGGGTGCGCTTCGGGGCCACCGAGCGCACCAGCCTGAAGGGCTCGCTCGGCCTCTACAGCCAGCCGCCGGAGACGTTTCGCTTCATCAGCCTGCCGTACGGCAACCCGGAAGTCGTCTACCAGCGCGCCTTCCAGAGCAGCCTCGGCGTGGAGCACCGCTTCACCGACGCGTTCAACGTGGACTTGACGGGCTTCTTCAATCGCCGCTTCAAGAACATCGTGGCGCCCGGGCAGCTCGTCACGCGTGACAGCGGGGGTGTCGTCCAGCTGCCCTACTCCAATGACGGCATCGGCCGCGCCTGGGGTGTGGAGCTGATGGCGAAGAAGGACCGCACGTCCGCGACGGACAAGTGGTCCGGCTGGGTGTCGTACACCTTCAGCCGCTCGCTGGACGGGCGCGCGGGGCCGAAGCCTGATGGTGGCGGCGGCTTCGGCGGGGACTTCGGTAATGAGACTGACTCCACGTACGGCCTCAGCCCCTTCGACCAGACGCACATCCTCACGCTGGTGAGCAGCTACGTGCTGGGCAACGGCTGGGAGCTGGGCGGACGCTTCCGCTACACCACCGGCCGTCCGACGACGCCGCTCAACCACACGTATGACCTGTACCAGTCGGACCGCAACCGCTTCGACGGTACGTATGGCCCGTACGCCTCGGCCCGCACGGCGGGCTTCCACCAGCTCGACATGCGCCTGGACAAGAGCTGGCAGTTCCAGAGCTGGACGCTGGGCGCCTACCTCGACGTGCAGAACCTCTACAACCAGGAGAACGTCGAGTTCGTCTTCAACGACTACCGGCAGCGCCAGGAGTACGAGGTGCCCGGCATCCCCATCCTTCCCGTGGTGGGCGTGAAAGGAAGCTTCTGA